CACTTGCGCGATGGGGGGATACAGGTTGTCGAATTCAACCCGATAAATCCTCTGAAGTACCGCGGAAAATGGCATCTCGCCATATCGGACCATCGTAAAATTTTGATTGTAGATGGCAAAACTGCCATTACCGGGGGTGTTAACATCAGCCAGGTTTATTCAAGCAGCCTTTCCGGAAGGGGGAGAGAGAAAGGGGAACAGATGCCATGGCGTGATACGGACATTCATATTGAAGGCCCTGCCGTGGTTGAGTTCCAAAAACTATTTCTTGACACGTGGCAGAGACAGAAGGGTGTGACACTCTCCGGCCGGAACTATTTCCCCGAACTGAAGGAAGAGGGAAATACTCTGGTGGGGGTTTTGGGCAGTACCCCGGGAGAAGGCAACAGGCTCACTTTCATTATGTATGTGGCCGCCATCACGTTTGCCGAAAATTCACTCCACATGACAAATGCCTATTTTGTCCCTGACTCCCAGACGGTAGAGGCCCTCACCGATGCTGCAAAACGCGGTGTTGATGTAAAGATTATTCTTCCCGGAACAACCGATTCTTCCCTGGCCCAAT
This is a stretch of genomic DNA from Pseudomonadota bacterium. It encodes these proteins:
- a CDS encoding phospholipase D-like domain-containing protein; this translates as MEKIAQEMETATFALLFFLLISIVTLSGGCATLPNVSEAILEVPTTQKPAQIASAKRLLSPKQSKVLMERLQRSVDATDMLQRYSAVIESVSESPLTKGNKVALLVDGAATYAAMFKAVENARDHINLETFTMEDIEDDTGRKFADLLLQKQSEGVQVNLVYDSVGSYTTPAAFFQHLRDGGIQVVEFNPINPLKYRGKWHLAISDHRKILIVDGKTAITGGVNISQVYSSSLSGRGREKGEQMPWRDTDIHIEGPAVVEFQKLFLDTWQRQKGVTLSGRNYFPELKEEGNTLVGVLGSTPGEGNRLTFIMYVAAITFAENSLHMTNAYFVPDSQTVEALTDAAKRGVDVKIILPGTTDSSLAQ